A genomic window from Brevibacillus agri includes:
- a CDS encoding DUF4931 domain-containing protein, translating into MAQTHLHFNMHIGRKKPESVINRETACPFCDRGSLTDVLEQRGSMIWLMNKFPVLQDTYQTVLIESDECNGDWSSYSREHVHALLSFGVEKWLEMERSGSFRSVLFFKNHGLYSGGSIRHPHMQIVGLTGYDYRAQLRDSDFHGITIDRESGVECSLSTHPRAGFFEYNVILSDLDRLPKMADYLQILAHWILHHVNPRNQSYNFFFYQWKEKLIAKAVPRFVTSPLYVGYSIPQVANNLEEMVEEMRRHYF; encoded by the coding sequence ATGGCGCAGACACACTTGCACTTTAACATGCACATCGGCAGAAAAAAGCCGGAGAGCGTAATCAACAGGGAAACAGCGTGTCCGTTCTGCGATCGCGGCAGCTTGACAGATGTGCTGGAGCAGCGCGGTTCCATGATCTGGCTGATGAACAAATTTCCCGTCCTGCAGGATACGTATCAGACCGTCTTGATTGAATCGGATGAGTGCAACGGCGACTGGTCCTCCTACTCCCGGGAGCACGTGCACGCCCTGCTTTCCTTTGGCGTGGAAAAGTGGCTGGAGATGGAGCGAAGCGGCTCTTTTCGCTCTGTGCTCTTTTTCAAAAACCACGGGCTGTATTCCGGCGGGAGCATTCGCCACCCGCACATGCAGATCGTCGGGCTGACGGGTTACGACTATCGCGCGCAACTCAGGGACAGCGACTTTCACGGCATCACCATCGACCGGGAGTCAGGGGTGGAGTGTTCGCTCTCGACGCATCCGCGCGCGGGCTTTTTTGAGTACAACGTCATTTTGTCCGACCTGGATCGGCTGCCCAAAATGGCTGATTATTTGCAAATTTTGGCGCACTGGATTCTTCACCACGTCAACCCGCGCAACCAGAGCTACAACTTCTTCTTTTATCAATGGAAAGAAAAGCTGATCGCCAAGGCGGTGCCGCGCTTCGTGACTTCCCCGCTGTACGTCGGCTATTCGATTCCGCAAGTAGCGAACAATCTGGAGGAAATGGTGGAGGAGATGAGAAGGCATTATTTTTGA